In the genome of Streptococcus mitis, one region contains:
- a CDS encoding MATE family efflux transporter: MYQTHHFKDKFILFLKIFFPILIYQFANYSASFVDTTMTGQYSTIDLAGVSMATSIWNPFFTFLTGIVSALVPIIGHHLGRGKKEEVASDFYQFIYLALGLSVVLLGLVLFLAPPVLNHIGLEAPVAAVAVRYLWFLSIGIIPLLLFSVIRSLLDSLGLTKLSMYLMLLLLPLNSGFNYLLIYGAFGVPELGGAGSGLGTSLAYWVLLGISILVLFKQEKLKSLHLEKRIPLNMDKIKEGVRLGLPIGGTVFAEVAIFSVVGLIMAKFSSLIIASHQSAMNFSSLMYAFPMSISSAMAIVVSYEVGAKRFDDAKTYIGLGRWTALIFAGFTLSFLYIFRGNVASLYGNDPEFIDLTARFLTYSLFFQLADTFAAPLQGILRGYKDTVIPFYLGLVGYWGVAIPVAMVFDTLTDFGAYSYWIGLIISLIVSGALYRWRLTVIIKRFESLAKSKQ, translated from the coding sequence ATGTACCAAACCCATCATTTTAAAGACAAGTTTATCTTATTTTTAAAGATATTTTTCCCTATCCTGATTTATCAATTTGCCAATTATTCTGCCTCCTTTGTTGATACGACTATGACAGGTCAATACAGCACTATAGACTTGGCTGGTGTGTCTATGGCGACCAGTATCTGGAATCCTTTCTTTACATTCTTAACTGGGATTGTTTCAGCCTTGGTGCCCATCATTGGTCACCATCTTGGTCGAGGTAAAAAGGAAGAAGTGGCATCAGATTTTTACCAGTTCATCTATCTGGCCTTGGGTCTATCCGTGGTCTTGCTGGGACTGGTACTTTTCCTGGCACCACCTGTTTTGAATCATATTGGGTTAGAAGCGCCAGTAGCAGCAGTAGCAGTTCGCTATCTTTGGTTTTTATCTATCGGGATCATCCCCTTGTTGCTCTTTAGTGTTATTCGTTCCTTGCTGGATTCGCTGGGGTTGACCAAACTGTCCATGTATCTCATGCTTTTGTTACTTCCTCTCAATAGTGGATTTAACTATCTCTTGATTTACGGGGCCTTTGGTGTTCCAGAGTTGGGAGGTGCTGGTTCTGGATTAGGTACTTCCTTGGCCTATTGGGTCTTACTGGGGATTTCTATTCTGGTTTTATTTAAACAGGAAAAGCTCAAATCCCTACATCTTGAGAAACGCATTCCGCTTAATATGGATAAAATCAAGGAAGGGGTTCGCTTAGGTCTGCCTATTGGGGGAACTGTCTTTGCGGAAGTGGCTATCTTTTCTGTGGTTGGCTTGATTATGGCTAAGTTCTCGTCTTTGATTATTGCTAGTCATCAATCAGCAATGAACTTTTCAAGTCTCATGTACGCCTTTCCTATGAGTATCTCATCGGCTATGGCTATTGTCGTTTCCTATGAAGTGGGTGCTAAGCGATTTGATGATGCGAAAACCTATATTGGTTTAGGAAGATGGACAGCCCTCATCTTTGCAGGCTTCACCTTATCCTTCCTTTACATTTTTAGGGGAAATGTGGCTAGTCTTTATGGTAACGACCCAGAATTTATCGATTTGACAGCGCGCTTTTTGACTTACAGTCTTTTCTTCCAGTTAGCAGATACCTTTGCGGCCCCCCTTCAGGGAATTTTACGGGGGTATAAGGATACAGTTATTCCTTTTTACCTTGGTTTGGTTGGTTATTGGGGTGTAGCAATCCCAGTCGCTATGGTATTTGATACTCTAACAGATTTTGGTGCTTATTCATACTGGATTGGCTTGATTATTAGTCTGATTGTGAGTGGGGCCCTCTACCGTTGGCGTTTAACTGTGATTATAAAGAGATTTGAATCTTTAGCAAAATCTAAACAATAA
- a CDS encoding HAD family hydrolase, whose translation MSYKFLLFDLDHTLLDFDAAENVALTQLLKEEGVADIQAYKDYYVPMNKALWKDLEQKKISKQELINTRFSRLFAHFGQEKDGSFLAQRYQFYLAQQGQTFSGAHELLDSLIERDYDLYAATNGITAIQTGRLAQSGLAPYFNQVFISEQLQTQKPDALFYEKIGQQIEGFSKEKTLMIGDSLTADIQGGNNAGIDTIWYNPHHLENHTQAQPTYEVHSYQDLLDCLDKL comes from the coding sequence TTGTCCTACAAATTTCTACTCTTCGACCTTGATCACACTCTTCTTGATTTCGATGCTGCTGAGAATGTGGCTTTGACGCAACTTCTAAAGGAAGAAGGGGTTGCAGATATTCAGGCTTATAAAGACTATTACGTTCCTATGAACAAGGCTCTCTGGAAGGACTTGGAGCAAAAGAAAATCAGTAAACAAGAGCTGATTAACACGCGCTTTTCTCGTTTATTTGCCCATTTTGGACAGGAAAAAGACGGTAGCTTTCTAGCCCAGCGTTACCAATTTTACTTAGCTCAACAGGGACAAACTTTTTCAGGCGCTCATGAACTCTTGGACAGTCTCATCGAGCGTGATTATGACTTGTATGCTGCGACAAATGGCATTACTGCTATTCAGACAGGGCGTTTGGCTCAGTCTGGTCTGGCACCTTATTTCAATCAAGTCTTTATCTCTGAACAGCTACAAACACAAAAACCTGACGCTCTCTTTTATGAAAAAATTGGTCAGCAGATTGAAGGTTTTAGCAAAGAAAAGACGCTGATGATTGGAGATTCCCTAACCGCCGACATTCAAGGTGGCAATAATGCTGGAATTGACACGATTTGGTACAACCCTCATCACCTAGAAAATCATACACAAGCCCAGCCGACTTACGAAGTCCATTCTTATCAAGACTTGCTGGATTGTTTAGATAAACTGTAA
- a CDS encoding uracil-DNA glycosylase, translating to MEHSSWHALIKEQLPEGYFGKINQFMNQVYSQGTVYPPKEKVFQALLTTRLEEVKVVILGQDPYHGPGQAQGLSFSVPDSIPAPPSLQNILKELSDDIGVKKSHDLTAWAEQGVLLLNACLTVPAGHANGHAGQIWESFTDAVIQVVNHLDRPVVFVLWGAYARKKKVLVTNPHHLIIESAHPSPLSVYRGFWSSKPFSKANTFLTETGQEPVDWLR from the coding sequence ATGGAACATTCGTCTTGGCATGCTTTGATTAAGGAGCAATTACCTGAAGGTTATTTCGGTAAAATCAATCAGTTTATGAACCAGGTCTATTCTCAGGGAACCGTTTATCCACCTAAGGAGAAGGTTTTTCAGGCTCTCCTGACAACACGGCTTGAAGAAGTTAAGGTGGTGATTCTGGGGCAGGATCCTTATCACGGACCAGGTCAGGCGCAGGGCTTGAGTTTTTCTGTTCCTGACTCTATCCCAGCTCCGCCATCCTTGCAAAATATCTTGAAAGAATTGTCAGATGATATCGGAGTTAAGAAATCACATGATTTGACGGCTTGGGCTGAGCAAGGAGTCTTACTTCTCAATGCATGTCTGACTGTTCCTGCCGGTCATGCCAATGGTCATGCTGGGCAGATATGGGAGTCATTTACAGATGCTGTGATTCAGGTGGTCAATCATCTAGATAGACCAGTCGTTTTTGTACTCTGGGGAGCCTATGCACGCAAGAAGAAGGTCTTGGTTACCAATCCTCACCACTTGATTATCGAATCAGCCCATCCCAGTCCTTTGTCGGTTTATAGAGGATTCTGGAGTTCCAAGCCTTTTTCCAAGGCTAATACATTCTTAACAGAAACAGGACAAGAGCCAGTAGATTGGCTTAGATAA
- a CDS encoding dihydrolipoamide acetyltransferase (unlike PdhC proteins from other organisms, some Mycoplasma lack an N-terminal lipoyl domain; in Mycoplasma hyopneumonia the PdhD proteins contains the lipoyl domain): MADDKLRATPAARKLADDLGINLYDVSGSGANGRVHKEDVETYKDTNVVRISPLAKRIALEHNIAWQEIQGTGHRGKIMKKDVLALLPENIENDTIKSPAQIEKVEEVPDNVTPYGEIERIPMTPMRKVIAQRMVESYLTAPTFTLNYEVDMTEMLALRKKVLEPIMEATGKKTTVTDLLSLAVVKTLMKHPYINASLTEDGKTIITHNYVNLAMAVGMDNGLMTPVVYNAEKMSLSELVVAFKDVIGRTLDGKLAPSELQNSTFTISNLGMFGVQSFGPIINQPNSAILGVSSTIEKPVVVNGEIVIRPIMSLGLTIDHRVVDGMAGAKFMKDLKELIENPISMLI; encoded by the coding sequence ATGGCTGATGACAAGCTAAGAGCGACTCCTGCAGCTAGAAAGTTAGCGGATGATTTAGGGATCAACCTCTACGATGTTTCTGGCTCAGGTGCAAACGGTCGTGTCCACAAAGAAGACGTGGAAACTTATAAAGACACAAACGTGGTTCGCATTTCGCCACTTGCAAAACGAATTGCCCTCGAACATAACATTGCTTGGCAGGAAATTCAAGGAACGGGTCATCGTGGTAAAATCATGAAGAAGGATGTTTTGGCCTTGCTTCCTGAAAATATCGAAAACGACACTATCAAGTCTCCTGCTCAGATTGAAAAAGTGGAAGAAGTTCCAGATAACGTAACACCATACGGTGAAATTGAACGTATTCCAATGACACCAATGCGTAAGGTTATTGCCCAACGTATGGTTGAATCATACCTAACTGCGCCAACTTTCACACTCAATTATGAAGTTGATATGACTGAAATGCTGGCTCTTCGTAAGAAGGTTCTTGAGCCAATCATGGAAGCAACTGGGAAGAAGACTACTGTAACAGACCTTCTTTCACTTGCTGTTGTGAAGACCCTTATGAAACACCCTTACATCAACGCTTCATTGACAGAAGACGGCAAGACTATTATCACTCATAACTACGTCAACCTTGCGATGGCAGTTGGGATGGATAATGGTTTGATGACACCTGTTGTTTACAATGCTGAAAAGATGAGCCTTTCAGAGCTGGTCGTAGCCTTCAAGGATGTTATTGGCCGTACCTTGGATGGTAAATTGGCTCCAAGTGAACTGCAAAATTCAACATTCACAATCAGTAACCTGGGAATGTTTGGTGTTCAGTCCTTTGGTCCTATCATCAACCAACCAAACTCAGCTATTCTTGGTGTCAGTTCGACTATTGAGAAGCCAGTTGTCGTCAATGGTGAGATTGTCATTCGTCCAATCATGAGTCTTGGCTTAACAATTGACCACCGTGTTGTAGATGGTATGGCAGGTGCTAAGTTTATGAAAGACTTGAAAGAATTGATTGAAAATCCAATCTCAATGTTGATTTAA
- a CDS encoding DNA mismatch repair protein MutT, with translation MPQLATICYIDNGKELLMLHRNKKPNDVHEGKWIGVGGKLERGETPQECAAREILEETGLKAKPVLKGVITFPEFTPDLDWYTYVFKVTEFEGDLIDCNEGTLEWVPYDEVLSKPTWEGDHTFVGWLLEDKPFFSAKFVYDGDKLLDTQVDFYE, from the coding sequence ATGCCTCAGTTAGCGACGATTTGCTACATTGATAACGGGAAAGAACTGCTCATGCTCCACCGTAATAAGAAACCCAATGATGTTCATGAAGGGAAATGGATTGGTGTGGGTGGTAAGCTAGAGCGAGGAGAGACACCTCAGGAATGTGCTGCGCGTGAAATCCTCGAAGAAACAGGGCTTAAAGCCAAGCCAGTTCTAAAAGGCGTAATCACTTTTCCTGAATTTACGCCAGATTTAGACTGGTATACCTATGTTTTTAAGGTGACAGAGTTTGAGGGGGACTTGATTGACTGCAATGAGGGGACGCTAGAATGGGTTCCCTATGATGAGGTTTTGAGTAAGCCGACTTGGGAAGGGGATCATACCTTTGTTGGGTGGCTTTTAGAAGATAAACCCTTCTTTTCAGCCAAGTTTGTTTATGATGGGGATAAATTGTTGGATACTCAAGTTGATTTCTATGAATAA
- a CDS encoding dihydroorotase, protein MLLIKNGRVMDPKSGLDQVCDVLVQGGKIIKIAPEIKEEGAEILDATGLVVAPGLVDIHVHFREPGQTHKEDIHTGALAAAAGGFTTVVMMANTSPTISDVETLQEVLQSAAKEKINVKTVATITKNFNGQDLTDFKALLEAGAVGFSDDGIPLESSKVVKEAMEEAKKLNTFISLHEEDPGLNGVLGFNENIAKEHFHICGATGVAEYAMMARDVMIAYATKAHVHIQHLSKEESVKVVEFAQGLGAQVTAEVAPQHFSKTEALLLTQGSNAKMNPPLRLESDRRAVIEGLKSGVITVIATDHAPHHADEKNVEDITKAPSGMTGLETSLSLGLTYLVEAGELSLMELLEKMTYNPAKLYNFEAGYLAENGPADITIFDAKADRLVDSHFASKAANSPFIGETLKGQVKYTICKGQIVYQN, encoded by the coding sequence ATGCTACTAATCAAAAATGGTCGTGTAATGGATCCCAAGTCTGGTTTGGATCAAGTGTGTGATGTCTTAGTTCAAGGTGGGAAAATTATCAAAATTGCGCCTGAGATTAAAGAAGAAGGAGCAGAAATCTTAGATGCTACTGGTCTTGTAGTTGCTCCTGGCTTGGTCGATATTCATGTTCATTTCCGTGAACCTGGTCAAACCCACAAGGAAGATATCCATACAGGTGCTCTAGCAGCCGCTGCAGGTGGTTTTACAACGGTTGTCATGATGGCTAATACTAGTCCAACCATTTCAGACGTGGAGACTTTGCAAGAAGTTCTCCAGTCAGCTGCCAAAGAGAAGATTAATGTTAAGACGGTTGCGACCATAACTAAGAATTTTAATGGGCAAGATTTGACTGACTTTAAGGCACTCTTAGAAGCAGGTGCTGTTGGTTTTTCTGATGACGGTATTCCTCTTGAAAGCAGTAAGGTTGTCAAGGAAGCCATGGAGGAAGCCAAAAAACTCAATACCTTTATTAGTCTTCATGAGGAAGATCCAGGTTTGAACGGTGTTCTTGGCTTTAATGAAAATATCGCTAAAGAACATTTCCATATATGCGGTGCGACTGGGGTGGCTGAGTATGCTATGATGGCGCGTGATGTCATGATTGCCTATGCAACCAAGGCCCATGTTCATATTCAGCATTTGTCTAAGGAAGAAAGTGTCAAAGTAGTTGAGTTTGCTCAAGGATTGGGAGCGCAAGTAACAGCAGAAGTAGCACCACAGCATTTTTCTAAGACCGAAGCGCTCCTTTTGACACAAGGTAGCAATGCTAAGATGAATCCACCGCTTCGTTTGGAATCAGACCGTCGTGCCGTTATCGAAGGTCTCAAATCAGGTGTCATTACAGTTATCGCGACAGACCACGCGCCTCACCATGCGGATGAGAAAAATGTTGAGGATATTACCAAAGCGCCATCTGGTATGACTGGTTTAGAAACCTCTCTGTCTCTCGGTTTGACTTATTTGGTGGAAGCTGGGGAGTTGAGCTTGATGGAATTGCTTGAAAAAATGACCTATAACCCAGCTAAACTTTATAACTTTGAAGCAGGTTACTTGGCTGAGAATGGTCCAGCGGATATTACTATTTTTGATGCTAAGGCTGACCGCCTTGTGGACTCCCATTTTGCTTCCAAAGCAGCTAATTCACCATTCATCGGTGAAACCTTAAAAGGGCAGGTTAAATATACCATCTGTAAGGGACAAATTGTCTATCAAAACTAG
- a CDS encoding pyruvate dehydrogenase, with protein MSTLDKNLLLEMFRKMEEIRRMDLKIAQLVKKGKVPGMTHFSVGEEAANVGAMLALNSDDLITSNHRGHGQAIAKGIDLNGMMAEILGKYTGTCKGKGGSMHIADLDAGNLGANGIVGGGMGIAVGAALSQQMQHTGKIVVCFFGDGATNEGVFHEAVNMASIWKLPVIFYCINNGYGISADIKKMTNVEHIHQRSAAYGIPGMFIEDGNNVIDVYEGFKKAVDHVRGGNGPVLIESVTYRWLGHSSSDPGKYRTREEVELWKQKDPIENLRKCLVENNIANAEELEEIQAQVKEAVEASVKFAEESPFPPLESAFEDIYAD; from the coding sequence ATGTCAACTTTAGATAAAAATCTTTTGCTAGAGATGTTTCGTAAGATGGAAGAAATCCGTCGTATGGACTTAAAAATTGCGCAATTAGTAAAGAAAGGAAAAGTGCCAGGAATGACGCACTTTTCTGTTGGTGAAGAGGCAGCTAACGTGGGGGCTATGTTAGCTCTCAATTCAGATGATCTGATCACATCAAACCACCGTGGTCACGGACAAGCTATTGCCAAAGGAATTGATCTCAATGGAATGATGGCAGAAATCCTTGGGAAATACACTGGAACCTGTAAAGGGAAAGGTGGTTCTATGCATATCGCCGACCTTGATGCTGGTAACCTTGGTGCCAATGGTATCGTAGGTGGTGGTATGGGAATCGCTGTTGGTGCAGCCCTTAGTCAACAGATGCAACATACTGGAAAAATTGTCGTCTGCTTCTTTGGTGATGGTGCGACCAACGAAGGTGTCTTCCACGAAGCAGTCAACATGGCTTCTATCTGGAAACTCCCAGTCATTTTCTACTGCATCAACAATGGTTATGGAATCTCTGCGGATATCAAGAAAATGACTAATGTAGAGCACATTCATCAACGTAGTGCTGCTTACGGAATTCCTGGAATGTTTATCGAAGATGGCAACAACGTCATCGATGTCTATGAAGGATTTAAGAAAGCTGTAGACCATGTTCGTGGTGGCAATGGTCCAGTCTTGATTGAAAGTGTAACTTATCGCTGGCTCGGTCACTCATCATCTGACCCTGGTAAATATCGTACACGTGAAGAAGTGGAATTGTGGAAACAAAAAGATCCAATCGAAAATCTTCGCAAGTGCCTTGTTGAAAATAACATTGCAAATGCTGAAGAATTGGAAGAAATCCAAGCGCAAGTAAAGGAAGCAGTAGAAGCTTCTGTTAAATTTGCGGAAGAAAGTCCATTCCCACCGCTTGAATCAGCATTTGAAGATATTTACGCAGACTAA
- a CDS encoding pyruvate dehydrogenase: METKTMSFRDTIILAMSEEMRRDKNVFLMGEDVGVFGGDFGTSVGMLEEFGPERVRDCPISEAAISGAAAGAAMTGLRPIVDMTFMDFSVIAMDNIVNQAAKTRYMFGGKGQVPMTVRCAAGNGVGSAAQHSQSLESWFTHIPGLKVVAPGTPADMKGLLKSSIRDNNPVIILEYKSEFNQKGEVPVDPDYTIPLGVGEIKREGTDVTVVTYGKMLRRVVQAAEELAEEGISVEIVDPRTLVPLDKDIIINSVKKTGKVVLVNDAHKTSGYIGEISAIISESEAFDYLDAPIRRCAGEDVPMPYAQNLENAMIPTIESIKEAIRKTYNKE; this comes from the coding sequence ATGGAAACAAAAACAATGTCGTTCCGTGACACCATTATCCTTGCTATGTCTGAGGAAATGCGTCGCGATAAAAATGTGTTCTTGATGGGAGAAGATGTCGGTGTCTTCGGAGGAGACTTCGGAACATCTGTTGGAATGCTTGAAGAATTTGGTCCAGAACGTGTTCGTGACTGTCCAATTTCTGAGGCTGCTATCTCAGGTGCAGCAGCAGGAGCAGCCATGACAGGGCTTCGTCCAATCGTCGATATGACCTTCATGGATTTCTCGGTTATTGCCATGGACAATATCGTCAACCAAGCTGCCAAAACACGTTATATGTTTGGTGGTAAAGGTCAGGTTCCAATGACTGTCCGTTGTGCAGCAGGTAACGGAGTTGGTTCTGCAGCCCAGCACTCGCAATCACTAGAGTCTTGGTTTACTCACATTCCAGGACTTAAGGTTGTGGCACCAGGTACACCTGCGGATATGAAAGGATTGCTTAAGTCTTCTATCCGTGATAATAACCCTGTTATCATTCTTGAGTACAAGTCAGAATTTAACCAAAAAGGGGAAGTGCCAGTTGATCCAGACTACACGATTCCACTTGGAGTTGGGGAAATCAAACGTGAAGGTACGGATGTAACAGTTGTTACTTATGGAAAAATGCTTCGCCGTGTGGTTCAAGCTGCTGAAGAATTAGCAGAAGAAGGCATTTCAGTTGAAATTGTTGACCCACGTACCCTTGTTCCGCTTGATAAGGATATCATCATTAACTCAGTTAAGAAGACTGGTAAGGTTGTTCTGGTCAACGATGCCCACAAAACAAGCGGCTATATCGGAGAGATTTCAGCTATTATTTCAGAATCAGAAGCATTTGATTATCTAGATGCACCAATCCGCCGTTGCGCAGGAGAAGATGTGCCAATGCCTTATGCACAAAACCTAGAGAATGCAATGATTCCAACCATTGAAAGCATTAAAGAAGCAATCCGTAAGACATATAACAAAGAATAA
- a CDS encoding dihydrolipoyl dehydrogenase, whose translation MALEVIMPKAGVDMTEGQIVQWNKKVGEFVKEGEILLEIMTDKVSMELEAEEDGYLIAILKGDGETVPVTEVIGYLGEEGENIPTAGVVAPEASPAPTASASNDDGKSDDAYDIVVIGGGPAGYVSAIKAAQLGGKVALVEKSELGGTCLNRGCIPTKTYLHNAEIIENIGHAANRGIVIENPNFTVDMEKLLETKSKVVNTLVGGVAGLLRSYGVTVHKGIGTITKDKNVLVNGSELLETKKIILAGGSKVSKINVPGMESSLVMTSDDILEMNEVPESLVIIGGGVVGIELGQAFMTFGSKITVIEMMDRIVPAMDAEVSKNLRLILERKGMTILTDTKLQEIIEENGQLRIKVEGKDDIIASKALLSIGRVPDLEGIGDVEFELDRGRIKVNEYMETSVPGIYAPGDINGTKMLAHAAFRMGEVAAENALKGNHAVAKLNLTPAAIYTLPEVAAVGLTEEQAREKYDVQIGKFNFAANGRAIASDAAQGFVKVIADKKYGEILGVHIIGPAAAELINEASSIIEMEITVEEMLKTIHGHPTYSEVMYEAFADVLGMAIHSPKKK comes from the coding sequence ATGGCCTTAGAAGTAATTATGCCAAAAGCCGGCGTGGATATGACAGAAGGACAAATTGTCCAATGGAATAAAAAAGTCGGAGAATTTGTAAAAGAAGGAGAAATCCTTTTGGAAATCATGACTGACAAAGTCAGCATGGAATTGGAAGCAGAAGAAGACGGTTACTTGATCGCTATCCTTAAAGGGGACGGTGAAACAGTCCCTGTAACGGAAGTTATCGGTTACCTCGGTGAAGAAGGCGAAAACATACCAACAGCTGGAGTAGTAGCGCCAGAAGCTAGCCCAGCACCTACAGCAAGTGCTTCAAACGATGATGGTAAGAGCGATGACGCTTACGATATCGTTGTTATCGGTGGTGGACCTGCTGGTTATGTTTCTGCTATTAAAGCTGCACAATTAGGTGGTAAGGTTGCTCTTGTTGAGAAATCTGAACTTGGTGGTACTTGCTTGAACCGCGGATGTATTCCAACTAAGACTTACCTCCATAACGCTGAAATTATCGAGAATATCGGTCATGCAGCAAATCGTGGTATCGTAATTGAAAATCCTAACTTCACTGTTGATATGGAAAAACTTTTAGAAACTAAATCTAAAGTTGTTAATACTCTTGTTGGCGGTGTTGCAGGTCTTCTTCGTAGCTACGGAGTTACTGTTCATAAGGGTATCGGTACCATCACTAAAGATAAGAATGTCTTGGTAAATGGTTCTGAATTGCTTGAAACTAAGAAAATTATCCTTGCTGGTGGTTCAAAAGTCAGCAAGATTAACGTCCCTGGTATGGAATCATCACTTGTCATGACCAGTGACGACATTCTTGAAATGAATGAAGTACCAGAAAGCCTTGTTATCATCGGTGGTGGCGTTGTCGGTATTGAACTCGGCCAAGCTTTCATGACATTTGGTTCAAAGATAACTGTTATCGAAATGATGGACCGTATCGTGCCAGCTATGGATGCTGAAGTTTCTAAGAACCTTCGTTTGATCCTTGAGCGCAAAGGTATGACCATCTTAACTGACACTAAGCTCCAAGAAATCATCGAGGAAAATGGTCAACTTCGTATCAAGGTTGAAGGAAAAGATGATATCATTGCAAGCAAAGCTCTTCTTTCAATCGGTCGTGTGCCAGACCTTGAAGGAATTGGTGATGTTGAGTTTGAACTGGATCGTGGACGTATCAAGGTCAACGAATACATGGAAACTTCTGTTCCTGGAATCTACGCTCCAGGTGACATCAACGGTACGAAGATGTTGGCCCACGCAGCTTTCCGCATGGGTGAAGTTGCCGCTGAAAATGCCCTTAAAGGAAATCATGCTGTTGCCAAATTGAACTTGACTCCTGCAGCCATCTACACTCTTCCTGAAGTAGCAGCAGTAGGTTTGACAGAAGAACAAGCTCGTGAGAAATACGATGTCCAAATCGGTAAGTTCAACTTTGCTGCTAACGGTCGTGCCATTGCCTCAGATGCTGCTCAAGGTTTCGTAAAAGTTATTGCAGATAAGAAATACGGAGAAATCCTTGGTGTACACATTATCGGTCCTGCAGCCGCAGAGTTAATCAACGAAGCGTCAAGCATTATCGAAATGGAAATTACTGTTGAAGAAATGCTGAAGACTATCCACGGACACCCAACCTACTCTGAAGTGATGTACGAAGCATTTGCGGATGTTCTAGGAATGGCCATCCATTCACCTAAGAAAAAATAA